The following DNA comes from Phytohabitans rumicis.
CCGGCGCCGTCCTCGACCCAGCACAGCTCGAAGTACGTGTGCCGGTGCGGCGGGTTGACGACGGTGTCCGCCATCTCGGCCCAGTGGTAGACGTCGACGTCGACCGGCCCGAGGCGGATGCGGCCGGGGGTCGCGTTGAGGCGGTCGGTCCACCCCACCGCTACGCCTCCAGCGCACGGATGACCACGTCCCGTACGTCGCGCAGGTGCTCGGTCATGAGCCGGCGCGCCTTCACCGGCATGCGCCCGCGGACGGCCGCGAGGATCGCCAGGTGTACGTGGTGGTCGTGGTCGCGGTCGGCGTACAGGGTGAGGATGTGCCGCTGCTCCTGGTCGTGGAGGTCGATCAGCGAGTCGAGCACCTGGGCGAGGGCGCGGTTGCCGGCGAGCCGGCCGAGCGTCCGGTGGAAGTTCATGTTGGCGGTGTGCAGGGCGGCGTCCTCGTCGAGGGCGCGGCCGGCCCGGTCGAGGTTGGCGGCCAGCTCGTCGAGTTGGGCGTCGGAGGCGTTGCGGGCGGCCGCCTCGGCCAGGTGTGGCTCGATCAGCTCGCGGGCCTCCAGGAGGTCGAGGAGCGCGGCGCCGTCCAGCCGCAGCCGGTTGGGGTTGATCATGATTAGCCGGGACAAGTCGGCGCGGACGTAGACGCCGGACCCGTGGCGCATCTCGACCGCGCCGGTGGCTTCGAGGCGGCGCAGTGCCTCGCGCAGCGTGGGCGTGGCGACCAGGAAGCGTTCGGAGAGGGCCCGGTTGGACGGCAGCCGGTCACCGGGGCGCAGGCCCTGGTCGCGGATGTGGGCCAGGATCCGGTCGGTCACCTCGTCGAGCAGGCCCCGCCGCACGACGGGCTGTGGAGTGGCGGACACAGCTCATTGTGCGTCTCGCCCGCCGCGAGGGCTAGACACCAGGTGAACAAGTCATCTAATCTCTTGCTCACTTTTAACCGAGCAGAAACATACCTCGGGAGGGGCGGACGTGACGGTCACCGACGACGAGCTGCTGCGACGGAGCCTGTCCGACGCGCTGATCAGCCGCGTCGTCGAGATGATCCGCAGCGAAGGGCTGGCGCCCGGCGCCCGGTTGCCGGCCGCAAGGGTGCTGGCCCAGCGGTTCGCCGTCGCGACCCCGACCATCCGCGAGGCGCTGCGCCAGTTGCAGGCCACGGGTGCGATCGACATCCGGCACGGCTCCGGCATGTATGTGAATGCCGCGCTTGACCGCGTTGTCATCGCCAACCCCAACCTGCCCACCCTGGACGCCGACCAGCTCGTCGAGCTGCTCGACGCCCGGCTGCTGGTCGAGCCGTACCTGGCCGGCCTGGCGGCACGGCACCGCAGCCCGGCCAGCACGGCGGCGCTGCGGCGCTCCCTTGATGCGGCGGAGCAGCACCTGAACGGGGACGACGCGCGGCTGCACGAGGCCAACATGGCCTTCCACCGCGCCGTCGCGACCGCCAGCGGCCACCGCATCCTGCACGAAGTGCTCGACTCGCTACTGTCGGTCCACGCCGGTGAGCAGCGAGAGATCCTGCAGATTTTCGACGACCGGTCCCGAGACCACGAGGAGCACCGGGCCGTCCTCGCCGCCATCGAAGCCGGGTCCGAAGAGCGGGCCCGCCGGCTCATGCGGCGACACCTAGAGGACGTGGCGGACGTGGTCGCACGCCGCCTGTCTACCAACGAGGAAATCAAAGAAGGGTGATGTTCGTGCGGGCACGCGTACTCACCGCTCTGGTCGCTGCCGCTTCGCTGGCGCTGACCGCATGCGGCGGCGACTCCGGCGACGACAGCGGCAGCAGTGGCACCAAGACGGAGCTGAAGCTCTACAACGACAAGGGCGCCTGGAGCCCGTTCTTCGAGGAACTGGGCAAGCTGAGCAAGGAGCAGATCGGCGTGAGCATGTCGCCGGTCGGCTACACGGACGAGCCGACGTACTCGGCGTTCATCAAGGCGTCGTTCCGGACCAACAACAAGCCGGACCTCTTCACGTGGTCGACCGGCGGGCGGCTGGAGGAGATCGTCGAGGCCGGCCAGGTGGCGGAGACGACCGACCTCTGGAAGGAGGCGGTCGCGGCCGGCGACCTGTCCAAGGAACTGGAAGCGACGTACACGTACAGCGGGAAGCAGTACTGCGTGCCGCTGAACATCTCGTACTGGGTGATGTTCTACAACAAGAAGGTCCTCGACCAGAACGGCATCCAGCCCCCGACCACCTGGGCCGACCTGATGTCCGCGGCGGACAAGCTGAAGGCCAAGGGCATCAAGCCCTTCTACCACACGTCCGTCCTCTTTAGCTTCGTCTGGTTCCAGCAGCTGCTCATCGGCACGGATCCGGACCTGTACAACAAGCTCGCCACCGGTGAGGCCAAGTACACCGACCCGGGCGTCGTGGCCGTCATGGAGCGCTGGAAGAAGATGATCGACGACGGCTACTTCTCCGACGCGGGCAGCAAGGAGGACCCGGCCGTCCAGCTGAAGACCGGCAAGACCGCGATGGGCATCTTCGGCACCTGGTTCAACACGAGCATGACCCAGCAGGGCCTCAAACCGGGCTCGGACTACGGCATGTTCGTCATCCCGAACGTCGACCCGGCCAAGACGAAAAACACGGTGGCGTTCGAGAGCGGTCCACTGTGCTCGCTCGCCAAGGCGCCGGACGACAAGGCCAGCATGAACTACATGAAGTGGTGGGTGCAGCAGCCGGCCCAGGAGAAGTGGGCCAACAGCCGCGGCGACGTGTCGGCCAACCCCAAGGTGACCATCCCCGACCCGGGCCTGGCGACGATCGCCAAGGCGGCCGGCGGCGGCGAATACACCCTGGCGAACCGGTACTTCGAGGCCGCGCCGGCGCCGGTGCTCACCGCCGCGCTGGACGCGTTCGGGGCGTTCATGGTGGACCCGGGCAGCTACCTGAAGCAGCTGCAGAACATCCAGAAGGCGGCCGACGAGTACTGGAAGGGTCGCTGATGCCGGTCGCCACGGCGACGCGTACCCGTCCTCCGGCGGCTCCGGCCGCTGGGGGGCGGGGGCGGCGCGGCGATCGCGGTGCCCGGTGGGGCGCGACGGGGTTCGTCTCCCCGGGCGCGATCCTCGTCGTGGTGCTGCTCTACGCGCCGTTCCTCTACACGGTGGTGCTCAGCTTCACCGAGTACGACGGCCTCACCTCGCCGCAGTGGGTCGGCGTGGACAACTTCGTCCGGTTCTTCGACGACCCGGCCCTGTCCACATCGGTGCGCAACACGCTGATGTGGGTGGTCGGCACGACCGTCTTCCCGGTCGGCCTGGGCCTGCTCGTCGCGGTGCTCAGCTTCGGCATCAAGGGCGGCACCTGGCTGCGGCTGCCGTTCATGCTGCCGTACGCGCTGTCCGGCGCCGGCCTCGGCGTGATCTGGGGCTTCATCCTCCAGAGTGGAGGCGCCGCCAACGACATCCTGTCGGCCCTGCACCTGCCCGGCGCCGGCACGTCGTTCCTGCAGGAACAGCCGTGGAACACGATCTCGATGATCGTCGCGTGGACCTGGCAGCAGACCGGCGTCAACGCGCTGTTCTTCCTCGTCGGCCTCCAGTCCATCCCGAAGGAGCCGTTGGAGGCGGCGCGGTTGGACGGCGCCAGCGGCTGGCGGCTCTTCCGGCACGTCACCTGGCCGCTGCTCGCCCCGCTCACCACCGTCGTGGTCGGGCTGGCGCTGGTGACGGGCCTCAAGACGTTCGACATCGTCTGGGTGACGACGCAGGGCGGACCCGGCCGCAACTCCGAGACGCTCGCGGTCACCATGTACCGCGACGCGTTCGTGGCCGGCGAATACGGCTACGGCTCCGCGGTCGCGCTCGTGCTCACGCTCACCACCGGGGCGATCACGCTGGCCTACATGCGCCGGCAGGTCACGAGCAGGGAGGCGCTGGAATGATCCGCCGTCTGGTGCTGGGCGCCCTCGGTCTACTGTGGCTGATCCCGATCTATCTGTTGCTGGTCAACGCGTTCCGCCCCAGCACGGAGTACGACACGTCCCGGATCTGGATCCCGGACAGCGACTTCGGGTTCATCGACAACGTGCGGTTGGCCTGGGACGCCGCCGGGCTCGGGCCGAGCCTGGCCAGCACGCTGCTCTACAGCGTCGTCTCGCCGGCCGCTGCGGTCGTGATCGGCGCGATGGCCGGATACGCCATCGTGGTGCTGCGGCTGCGCGCCGGCTTCTGGTGGTTCATGCTGCTCTTCGGCGGCACCATGTTTCCCACCCAGATGCTGCTGATCCCGCTGTTCCTCGGCTACAGCAGCGCCGACCTGTACGACCGGCGCTTTGGGCTGGTGCTGCTCTACACCGCGATCTGCGTGCCGCTGGCCGCGCTCGTGATGCGCAGCTTCTTCACCGGCGTCGCGTACTCCATCTACGAGGCGGCCCGGGTGGACGGTGCGTCGGTGTGGCGCATCTTCTGGCGGGTGTACCTGCCGTTGGCCGTGCCGGCCCTGAGCGCGGTGCTGATCCTGGAGTTCGCGTTCGTCTGGAACGACCTGCTCTTCGGGCTGACGCTCTCGCAGACCGACACCGTGCGGCCGGTCATGACCGCGTTGTCGTCGCTGTCCAGCGCCTACTCCGGTAGCACCGTGCCGGTCGTGCTCGCCGCCGGACTGCTCATGTCGCTGCCCACGGTGGTCGTGTTCCTGGCCGCCCAGCGCATCTTCGCCCGGGGCTTGACCCTCGGCCAGTATTAGGGAGTTGGATTGACCAGTCGGTTGCTGCGGGCGAGTCTGGGTTCGCCGGGCTACGACGACATGCGCGGCACGCTCCGTGCGGCGGGCATGACGGCCATCGCCGGCGACGTCCACGCGGCTGCCCTGCCCCTGTTTCGCGGGGATCCCTTGCGGCAGGCGGTCCGGGTGACCGGCGCGCCGGACGGGGCCGCGATCGCCCTGCTGGACGGCGAGACGGTCATCGACCGGGCGAGCGCGGGCGAGGACCTGTGGCTACCCGAAGTGGACGCACCGCGCACCGTCACCGTGTCGGTTTCCGGGATTGGTGAGGCGCCGCTCGTCGTCCACCCGCAGCGCAAGTGGACGGTCCACGTCGTACACCACTCGCACCTGGACATCGGCTACACCGACCGGCAGGGCG
Coding sequences within:
- a CDS encoding FadR/GntR family transcriptional regulator — translated: MTVTDDELLRRSLSDALISRVVEMIRSEGLAPGARLPAARVLAQRFAVATPTIREALRQLQATGAIDIRHGSGMYVNAALDRVVIANPNLPTLDADQLVELLDARLLVEPYLAGLAARHRSPASTAALRRSLDAAEQHLNGDDARLHEANMAFHRAVATASGHRILHEVLDSLLSVHAGEQREILQIFDDRSRDHEEHRAVLAAIEAGSEERARRLMRRHLEDVADVVARRLSTNEEIKEG
- a CDS encoding carbohydrate ABC transporter permease, giving the protein MIRRLVLGALGLLWLIPIYLLLVNAFRPSTEYDTSRIWIPDSDFGFIDNVRLAWDAAGLGPSLASTLLYSVVSPAAAVVIGAMAGYAIVVLRLRAGFWWFMLLFGGTMFPTQMLLIPLFLGYSSADLYDRRFGLVLLYTAICVPLAALVMRSFFTGVAYSIYEAARVDGASVWRIFWRVYLPLAVPALSAVLILEFAFVWNDLLFGLTLSQTDTVRPVMTALSSLSSAYSGSTVPVVLAAGLLMSLPTVVVFLAAQRIFARGLTLGQY
- a CDS encoding carbohydrate ABC transporter permease, whose translation is MPVATATRTRPPAAPAAGGRGRRGDRGARWGATGFVSPGAILVVVLLYAPFLYTVVLSFTEYDGLTSPQWVGVDNFVRFFDDPALSTSVRNTLMWVVGTTVFPVGLGLLVAVLSFGIKGGTWLRLPFMLPYALSGAGLGVIWGFILQSGGAANDILSALHLPGAGTSFLQEQPWNTISMIVAWTWQQTGVNALFFLVGLQSIPKEPLEAARLDGASGWRLFRHVTWPLLAPLTTVVVGLALVTGLKTFDIVWVTTQGGPGRNSETLAVTMYRDAFVAGEYGYGSAVALVLTLTTGAITLAYMRRQVTSREALE
- a CDS encoding FadR/GntR family transcriptional regulator; translated protein: MSATPQPVVRRGLLDEVTDRILAHIRDQGLRPGDRLPSNRALSERFLVATPTLREALRRLEATGAVEMRHGSGVYVRADLSRLIMINPNRLRLDGAALLDLLEARELIEPHLAEAAARNASDAQLDELAANLDRAGRALDEDAALHTANMNFHRTLGRLAGNRALAQVLDSLIDLHDQEQRHILTLYADRDHDHHVHLAILAAVRGRMPVKARRLMTEHLRDVRDVVIRALEA
- a CDS encoding ABC transporter substrate-binding protein yields the protein MRARVLTALVAAASLALTACGGDSGDDSGSSGTKTELKLYNDKGAWSPFFEELGKLSKEQIGVSMSPVGYTDEPTYSAFIKASFRTNNKPDLFTWSTGGRLEEIVEAGQVAETTDLWKEAVAAGDLSKELEATYTYSGKQYCVPLNISYWVMFYNKKVLDQNGIQPPTTWADLMSAADKLKAKGIKPFYHTSVLFSFVWFQQLLIGTDPDLYNKLATGEAKYTDPGVVAVMERWKKMIDDGYFSDAGSKEDPAVQLKTGKTAMGIFGTWFNTSMTQQGLKPGSDYGMFVIPNVDPAKTKNTVAFESGPLCSLAKAPDDKASMNYMKWWVQQPAQEKWANSRGDVSANPKVTIPDPGLATIAKAAGGGEYTLANRYFEAAPAPVLTAALDAFGAFMVDPGSYLKQLQNIQKAADEYWKGR